A genome region from Nitrospira sp. includes the following:
- a CDS encoding alpha/beta fold hydrolase: MDAFTLTGADGTTLRGDRIVGKDRQLLFITGFLSKRWGNKSKALAQWCQERGWGFCCFDFRGWGDSGGAWGEYRLLQWLEDAEAVTNLLADGPPVTIVGNSLGGWLAWLVAQKQPAVEELILIAPAFNMMDLRAAQMSDERREQWQATGSMPWDDEPMHRAAPIPWHWVEDSQALWRRRLTMPRRVKTTILHGLQDAVITPDGSWAFVQQVLSQDPEFPIEAMFKTGDHRLSGPDHLEIFRQLVTRSR; the protein is encoded by the coding sequence ATGGATGCCTTCACACTCACCGGCGCAGACGGCACAACCCTCCGTGGCGATCGTATCGTCGGTAAGGACCGCCAGCTTCTCTTCATCACCGGGTTTCTCTCCAAACGGTGGGGCAACAAGAGCAAGGCGTTGGCGCAATGGTGTCAGGAGCGGGGCTGGGGCTTCTGCTGCTTCGACTTTCGTGGATGGGGTGACTCGGGCGGCGCGTGGGGTGAGTATCGTTTGCTGCAATGGTTGGAGGACGCGGAAGCCGTCACGAATCTGTTGGCTGATGGGCCGCCGGTGACGATCGTCGGTAACTCTCTCGGCGGATGGCTGGCCTGGCTGGTCGCGCAGAAGCAACCGGCGGTGGAAGAATTGATTCTCATCGCCCCGGCGTTCAATATGATGGATCTGCGCGCGGCTCAGATGTCCGACGAGCGGCGTGAACAGTGGCAGGCGACCGGCTCCATGCCATGGGACGACGAGCCCATGCATCGAGCGGCGCCGATTCCTTGGCATTGGGTCGAGGACAGCCAGGCCCTCTGGCGCCGCCGCCTCACCATGCCGCGTCGCGTCAAGACGACCATCCTGCATGGACTACAGGATGCGGTGATCACACCCGACGGCAGTTGGGCCTTCGTGCAGCAGGTGTTATCACAAGATCCTGAATTTCCCATTGAAGCCATGTTCAAAACCGGCGATCACCGACTGAGCGGCCCGGACCATTTGGAGATATTCAGACAGTTGGTGACTCGGTCACGATAG
- a CDS encoding YdiU family protein → MTTHSLETLTFENSYARLPEVFYAKVNPTPFSTAPFLISANRAAMELLDLDPAEAQRPEFAGVFGGSLLVPGMEPLAMLYSGHQFGVYVPQLGDGRAILLGEVKNGRGERWDLHLKGAGMTPFSRDGDGRSVLRSAIREYLCCEAMHGLGIPTTRALCLVGSDDKVYREQVESGATIVRMAPSHVRFGTFEIFYYRKQHEHLQRLADYTIEMHFPDLAQAADKYARFFTEVVERTAKLIAHWQAVGWSHGVLNTDNMSILGLTLDYGPYGFMDDYDPGFICNHSDYNGRYAFNQQPYIGLWNLSCLAQTLLPFAPKEELKAALDGYQSSVDGHYHTHMRAKLGLVEDRAEDEALLQELKSLMVGSRVDYTIFWRELSRFSSDAGSRNEQLREHFLNPERFDAWAVQYRDRLQSEQSRDEERRIRMNRVNPKYVLRNYLAQGAIEKAQQKDYSEVERLLTLLQDPYTEQAGMETYAAVPPNWGKHLSVSCSS, encoded by the coding sequence ATGACAACCCACAGCCTCGAAACCCTCACGTTTGAAAACAGTTACGCGCGTCTGCCCGAGGTGTTCTACGCCAAGGTGAACCCGACGCCGTTCTCCACCGCACCGTTTCTCATCAGCGCGAACCGGGCCGCCATGGAGTTGCTCGATCTCGATCCAGCGGAGGCACAGCGACCGGAGTTCGCCGGAGTATTCGGGGGTAGTCTGCTGGTTCCCGGCATGGAGCCGCTGGCCATGCTCTATTCCGGCCATCAGTTCGGCGTGTATGTGCCGCAGCTCGGCGATGGCCGGGCGATTCTCCTCGGAGAAGTGAAGAACGGGCGCGGTGAACGCTGGGATCTGCACCTCAAAGGCGCGGGGATGACGCCCTTTTCACGCGATGGGGACGGGCGCTCGGTGCTCCGTTCGGCCATCCGGGAATATCTCTGTTGCGAAGCCATGCATGGCCTTGGCATCCCGACGACGCGTGCGCTGTGCCTGGTCGGCAGCGACGACAAGGTGTATCGGGAGCAGGTGGAAAGCGGAGCGACCATCGTCCGGATGGCGCCGTCGCATGTGCGTTTCGGCACGTTCGAAATTTTCTACTACCGGAAGCAGCATGAGCATCTGCAGCGGTTGGCCGATTACACCATCGAGATGCATTTCCCCGACCTCGCGCAGGCCGCCGACAAGTATGCCCGCTTCTTTACCGAGGTGGTCGAGCGCACCGCGAAACTGATTGCACACTGGCAGGCGGTGGGCTGGTCGCACGGCGTGTTGAATACCGACAATATGTCGATCCTCGGCCTCACGCTGGACTACGGCCCCTATGGCTTCATGGACGACTACGACCCCGGCTTCATTTGCAATCACTCGGACTATAACGGGCGCTACGCCTTCAACCAGCAGCCTTACATCGGGCTCTGGAACCTGAGTTGTCTGGCGCAAACCCTGTTACCGTTTGCGCCTAAGGAAGAGTTGAAAGCCGCGCTCGATGGCTACCAATCCAGCGTGGACGGGCACTATCACACCCACATGCGCGCCAAATTGGGGTTGGTGGAAGACCGTGCGGAGGATGAAGCCCTCCTGCAAGAATTGAAATCACTCATGGTGGGGAGCCGGGTCGATTACACAATCTTCTGGCGCGAACTGAGCCGGTTCTCATCCGACGCGGGCTCAAGGAACGAACAGTTGCGCGAGCATTTTCTGAATCCGGAACGATTCGACGCCTGGGCCGTTCAGTATCGCGACCGGCTCCAGAGTGAGCAGAGCCGCGACGAAGAGCGCCGGATTCGGATGAATCGGGTGAATCCCAAATACGTGCTGCGTAACTATCTCGCTCAAGGAGCCATCGAGAAGGCGCAGCAGAAAGATTATTCCGAGGTTGAGCGGTTGTTGACGTTGCTCCAGGATCCCTATACCGAACAAGCTGGTATGGAGACGTACGCCGCCGTCCCGCCGAATTGGGGCAAACACCTCAGCGTCAGCTGCTCGTCTTAG
- a CDS encoding DUF2294 domain-containing protein — translation MASKGEKEAAVRTAIIKFEQEFLGRGPDEVRVFIVRDMLVVRLKGVLTPAERQLAKTAEGIDMVKRLRQNLIAQGRERLCEQVTDLIGAKVTALFTDIDTVVGERIFVFTLDGDIDANFR, via the coding sequence GTGGCGAGTAAGGGAGAAAAAGAAGCCGCCGTCCGGACGGCGATCATCAAGTTCGAGCAGGAATTTCTGGGCCGCGGTCCGGACGAGGTCCGGGTCTTCATTGTGCGGGATATGCTCGTCGTGCGGTTGAAGGGTGTGCTCACACCCGCAGAGCGACAGCTGGCCAAGACGGCTGAAGGCATCGATATGGTGAAACGGCTTCGGCAGAACCTGATCGCGCAAGGCCGGGAACGGCTTTGCGAACAGGTCACGGATTTGATCGGAGCGAAAGTCACGGCATTGTTTACCGACATCGACACCGTCGTCGGGGAGCGCATTTTTGTGTTTACCTTGGACGGCGACATCGACGCCAACTTCCGGTAG